The following are from one region of the Heliangelus exortis chromosome 2, bHelExo1.hap1, whole genome shotgun sequence genome:
- the TMEM65 gene encoding transmembrane protein 65 isoform X5: protein MSAWLGRAVLLLGRPGGPAAASPSSCLGSLRGPPRCCCRRRLGSLRGGGEGLLLPRGLPPPLPPGRALGTHPKEPMEALNTTQGARDFIYSLHSTERSCLLRELHRFESIAIAQDPISARGSCQQYGETWAHQEPNGACSSAHSQAYHQKDAVPSTNRPSAKYDRTQCLWPPLMAEATGKPTPCCGCYAEGRSSGKGPLADCWQAFNSQV from the exons atgtcGGCGTGGCTCGGCCGGGCGGTGCTGCTGCTAGGGCGGCCGGGGGGCCCCGCTGCCGcctcaccctcctcctgcctgggctcGCTGCGTGGCCCGCcgcgctgctgctgccgccgccgcctgGGCAGCCTGCGAGGCGGTGGCGAGGGGCTGCTCCTCCCGCGGGggctgccgccgccgctgccgcccgGGCGGGCACTGGGCACCCACCCCAAGGAGCCGATGGAGGCGTTGAACACGACGCAAGGGGCCCGAGACTTCATCTACAGCCTGCACTCCACCGAACGGAGCTGCCTGCTGCGGGAGCTGCACCGTTTCGAGTCCATCGCCATCGCCCAAG ACCCCATATCAGCTAGGGGAAGCTGTCAGCAATATGGGGAGACCTGGGCACATCAAGAACCAAATGGGGCGTGTTCCTCAGCCCATTCCCAGGCCTACCACCAGAAGGATGCAGTTCCATCAACTAATCGCCCTAGCGCGAAATATGACAGGACACAGTGTCTGTGGCCTCCGCTAATGGCAGAGGCTACAGGGAAACCCACCCCTTGCTGCGGCTGCTACGCTGAAGGACGGTCCTCAG